The DNA sequence ATGCCAGCGCCCCGGAAGTTCATTGCCGGCGGCCGGAACGACACCGGCACCCGGGGCGCGACCGTGTTACGCAGCAGCCGGTTGCCGCCGAAGCCGAGCATGCCGCCGAACGCGCCGCCGACCCCGGCGGTGAGGGTCCGCCGGCCGTCCCAGTTGTCGCGGTTGCCCTGGGCGACCTGGAACGCCTGGGCGCCGATGTCGATGATCAGCTCTTCGCCGATCTCCTGAGCCAGCTCGATGCCCAGCTGGGTGCCGAGCCGCTGGGCGCCGGCGCGAGTGATGTGTGTGGTGGCGATCCGGGCCGAGCTCTGCAACGCTGCCCGCATCCCGGCCTGGGTGAGCATCCGGCGCCCGAGCTGGGCCAGCAACCGACGGAACGCGACGGTGACCGCCTGCCGGCCGGCGGCGAGAATGCCGGGGATGGCACCGGCGGAGACGCCGCCCAGCCAGGCCATCAGCAACGCCACGAACACCGCGATCACCGTGATGGCCACCGCGATGAGGATCGTCAGCTTCGCGTACTCGATCTCGGTGGCCGCGGTGTCACAGCCGTTCGCGAAGGCGGCGGCGGCCTTCTGCAGGACCGGCAGCCCGGTGTTGGGGCCGACCCCGACCTGCTGCCAGAAGTTGGCGAACTCGGCGCCCGCGTCGCCGCCCCAGCTTTCGATGACCCGCAGCGCGGCCGGATCGGCGTCGGCCAGTGCGACCCGTACCACCTCAGCGAGCTCACGCCAGGCGGCGGCGAGCTCGCGCATCTGGTCCTCGTCACCGGTCGGCCACGCCTCGCCGGCGCTCACCCAGGTGATGGCGTCCCAGACCCACCCGTACTCGCCGAACCACTCCCGGGGATTGATGATCGCCACGTCGTTTGGCCCTCCGACAGCGACCGGGCTACCTGCCGCCGCCGAAGCTGTCGCCGACCGCGCCGTCGTCGTCGACCGTGCCGTCGACCGAGGAGACGATCCGGAGCCCGGTGTCCTCGAACGCGGCGATGAGATCGTCACCGGCGTCCAGGGTCACCTTCGCCGGGGCCTCGTCACCGCCGTCCAGGTAGTGCTCGTTGAACGTCCGGCCGGCCTCGTCGTCGCCCCACGGTCGGGCCTCGTTGAGCGCCCGGATGGTGCCGGTGACGCGGGACCACTCGGCGGCCAGTGTCTCGGCCGCCGCGCCGAGCGCGTTGCCGGCCGGACGGGCCAGATCCGGGTTGAGGAAGGTGTGCTGCGGCTCGGTCATTTCCGGTCACCCCCGGGCAGGTCGGTGTCGAGCTGGCGGAAGATGCCTTCGAGGTCGAAGTCCATGTGTGCCTGGAACTGCGCGTCGGGCACCAGCGGCCGGCAGATCTGCTCCACTTCGGCCATCGCCTGGGCGGTGGCGGCCCGGATGGTCTCGGTGACCGTGGTGGACAGCTGCGCGGCGTTCGGCCGGCGGTAGATCCGCGGGTCGAGCTCCACCTTGGTGACCTGTCCTCTCGGCCCGACCGTCACGGTGACGAGCCCGTCGTCGGAGGTGACGGTGGCCGACACCGCCCGCAGTTGCTGTTGCAGGTCACCGACGCCGGACCGCATCCGGTCGAACTGTGCCATCAACTCGTCGGCACGGGCACGCAGTCCGTGCACGTCCATCGTGTCCCTCCCCGTCGCCGCGTCACACCGGGCGCTGCCGGGCACCGACGGTGAGGCGTCATGACGACGATACTGAATGTGTGCCAGCCGCACGAGCCCGCTGGTCGCCGCCGCTGGATAGGATGCCGGGCGGTACGGGAGGTCTGGAGGTCAGCTGATGCGGTCACCGACCCTGCTGCTGGGCGTACTGCTGACCGTCGCGCCGAGCGTGCTGCCGGTTGTCGCGGCGGCGCCGGCGGCTGCCGCCCCGGGCAGTTGCCGCAGCCCGGCCGACCCCGGCCCGGTGATCCCTCAGATCTCCTGGCATCAGCGCTGGTTGGCGCCCGAGCGCAGCTGGCCGGTGACCGACGGGTCGGGGGTACGGGTCGCGGTGATCGACTCCGGTGTCGACGACGACCATCCGCAACTGTCCGGTCAGGTGGCCGTCGGCGCCGACCTGACCGGCGTCGAGGCCAGCGGCACGGTGGACTGCGCCTCGCACGGCACCGCCGTGGCCAGCCTGATCGCCGCCACCAGGGTGGACGGCGTCGGCTTCCACGGCATCGCCCCAGGGGTGACGATCGTTCCGATCCGGGTCACCGAGCGGATCCAGGCGCGGCAGGACGGCTCCGCCTCACCGGCGGAGCGGCTGGCCGAGGCGATCGACCTCGCGGTGGCCAGCGACGCGAAGGTGATCAACATGTCGCTGATCATGTACCGCGCGGACCCGGCGGTACGGGCCGCGGTCGAGCGCGCCGTCCGGGCCGACGTGGTGCTGGTGGCCGCAGCCGGCAACAGCCACCAGCAGGGCGCGTCGCCGGATCCGACGCCGTACCCGGCGGCGTTCGACGGGGTGATCGGCGTCGGGGCGATCGACGAGAACGGCGTACGGCTGGCGGACTCCCAGGTCGGTGACTATGTGGACCTGGTGGCTCCGGGTGGGGCGGTGGTGGCGGCGACCCGGGTGTCCGGGCACCAGGTGGTCGCCGGCACCAGCTACGCCGCCCCGGTGGTGAGCGCGACAGCGGCGCTGCTGCGGGCCGCCGAGCCGGATCTGTCGGCGGCCGACGTGGCCCGGCGGCTGACCGCGACTGCGGATCCGGCACCCGGCGGCCGGTCTGACGGCTACGGCCACGGGGTGGTGAACCCGTACCGGGCGGTGACCGAGCGGTTGACGGCGGGCGAGCCGGTCGCCGCGCCGGCGCTGCCGACGGTCGCGCCGGATGCCGCCGCGGTCCAGCGGGTGGCCCGCTGGCAGCGGCTGACCCGGACCGCCGTGACGGTGGCCGCCGGTACGGCGTTGCTGATCCTGCTGGTCGCGGTGACCGTGGCGGCACTGCCGGGTGGCCGACGCCGCCGCTGGCAGCCGACCCGGCGGATGGTCGACCGCAGCGGCGCGGCGTCACAAGGCGGTACGCCCGCAGGCGGTGTAACCGCTACCGGCCTACCCGGTGCCGGCGGGACTGGTGCCGGCAGCCACCCGGCGGGCACCGATCCGCAGGAGGCGTACTTCGTGGTGCCTGGACCGGCTGTGCGGTGACGCCGTCGGTCACTCGAACTTGGCCCGGTTGGCCGCCTCGCGTGCCTGCATCCGTACGGCCGCTTCGCGCAGCGCCTTCTCGATCCGGTTGAGCAGGTCCTTGAGGTCGTTGGCGGCAGACTCCCACTCCGCCTGCCGGGTCAGGTACGCGGTCTGCGCGTCACCCTCCCAGGTTGCCACCAGCGGCTGGATGCCGGTCTTGAGGCCGTCGAGCTCTTGAATCATGTTCTTGGCCGCGGTGCCGCAATTGTCGGCGGCGTAGTTCAGCGCGGCGAAATCGTAGCGGATGTCCATCTCGATCCCTCCGGTCAGAGCTTCAGCGCCGCAGTGATCTGGCCGGCGGTCGCCCCCGCCGAATCCATCTCGGATTTGATCTCTTCGTCGCTGACTTCGTAGTCCTTACCGGCCGAACCGACCGCCTCGGCGATCGACCGCAACGCCAGGTTCAGCCGCGCCATGTCCTCGTCGAACGCCTGACGCACCTGCTGGAACGAGCCGGCACCGATACCCTTCCACTGGTCGTAGAGCGGCATGAGCTGGTCCATCAACTGGTTCAGGTTGCCGGTCAGCCGGTTCGCGACGTCATCGACGTCCTTCTCGGTCTGAACCATCAGCCCGGTATTGGTGTTCATCCCGGTCATGGTGGTCTTCACCCCGTCCTCTGGTGGGATGCCCCGCAATCCGAGGGGCGGTGCCGCATGGTGCGCCGACGCACCATCTGTCATCGGAAACGGTAGTTCCTTGTGTCCAGTGGCGCCAGACCGATACCGATCGACCGACGCCACCTGGCCGACGTTCGCTGATCCACAATAGTCGTTCAGGCTGGTCGTCGGGCTGCCGCCGGGTCCAGCGCCGGCCCGCCCGGCAGCCGTACCACCAGGCTGGCGGGTAGCCGCACCGGCTCCACCTCGCGGTAGCCGAGCATCGC is a window from the Solwaraspora sp. WMMD792 genome containing:
- the mycP gene encoding type VII secretion-associated serine protease mycosin, translating into MRSPTLLLGVLLTVAPSVLPVVAAAPAAAAPGSCRSPADPGPVIPQISWHQRWLAPERSWPVTDGSGVRVAVIDSGVDDDHPQLSGQVAVGADLTGVEASGTVDCASHGTAVASLIAATRVDGVGFHGIAPGVTIVPIRVTERIQARQDGSASPAERLAEAIDLAVASDAKVINMSLIMYRADPAVRAAVERAVRADVVLVAAAGNSHQQGASPDPTPYPAAFDGVIGVGAIDENGVRLADSQVGDYVDLVAPGGAVVAATRVSGHQVVAGTSYAAPVVSATAALLRAAEPDLSAADVARRLTATADPAPGGRSDGYGHGVVNPYRAVTERLTAGEPVAAPALPTVAPDAAAVQRVARWQRLTRTAVTVAAGTALLILLVAVTVAALPGGRRRRWQPTRRMVDRSGAASQGGTPAGGVTATGLPGAGGTGAGSHPAGTDPQEAYFVVPGPAVR
- a CDS encoding WXG100 family type VII secretion target — translated: MDIRYDFAALNYAADNCGTAAKNMIQELDGLKTGIQPLVATWEGDAQTAYLTRQAEWESAANDLKDLLNRIEKALREAAVRMQAREAANRAKFE
- a CDS encoding WXG100 family type VII secretion target, whose amino-acid sequence is MTGMNTNTGLMVQTEKDVDDVANRLTGNLNQLMDQLMPLYDQWKGIGAGSFQQVRQAFDEDMARLNLALRSIAEAVGSAGKDYEVSDEEIKSEMDSAGATAGQITAALKL
- a CDS encoding YbaB/EbfC family nucleoid-associated protein — its product is MDVHGLRARADELMAQFDRMRSGVGDLQQQLRAVSATVTSDDGLVTVTVGPRGQVTKVELDPRIYRRPNAAQLSTTVTETIRAATAQAMAEVEQICRPLVPDAQFQAHMDFDLEGIFRQLDTDLPGGDRK